Sequence from the Malaciobacter pacificus genome:
TTCATAAATATTCTCAAAATAGTCTTGAAGTAATTCAACTGCATTTTCTCTTGCTATGTCATCATCTTCAACAACTAAAACTTTTATATTATTATAATTTACCACATTGATATCCATTGATTTTTTTTAGTATATATTATTTTTCAAAGGATATCAATAAATGGTGTTTATTTAGTGTTAAAATAATAGAGATTAAAAAAAGTTTTTAATCTCTTCTGCACTTAAAAGTTTTCCAGTAGATTTAACCTCTCCATCAATAACTAAACCAGGTGTATTCATAACACCATACTCCATAATTTTTACTAAATCTTCAACTTTTTCAATTTGAGCAAAAATACCTGCTTGAGCAACTGCAGTTTTTGTATTTTGAACTAAAGCCTCACATTTAGAACATCCTGTTCCTAAAATCTCAATTTTCATAATTATTCTCCTTTAAATTTTTATAATATAGCATTAAATATAAAACCAACCAATAAAATAGCAAATCCAACTGTTCCAAA
This genomic interval carries:
- a CDS encoding thioredoxin family protein, translated to MKIEILGTGCSKCEALVQNTKTAVAQAGIFAQIEKVEDLVKIMEYGVMNTPGLVIDGEVKSTGKLLSAEEIKNFF